In one Papilio machaon chromosome 15, ilPapMach1.1, whole genome shotgun sequence genomic region, the following are encoded:
- the LOC106718370 gene encoding myeloid leukemia factor translates to MSLFGSLLGDVEDESFFGSQMSHMRHMNNMMNSLLSDPFSMLGGGPLAIGGPRHGNSLMPFMPQMPPLNRLFGGGNFLNGPMGVGSSFSRSTIVMSSGPNGQPQVISSSSSTKYGPNGIKETRNTLQDSRTGTKKMSIGHHIGERAHLIEREQNYYSGDAEERQEFINIDEEEAEEFDREFQTKAGAAQMRSREAIAGRRSPQLLALTAPPAPAPAPVSPPG, encoded by the exons atgtcTCTCTTTGGTTCTCTATTGGGAGACGTGGAAGATGAATCGTTTTTTGG ttcACAAATGAGCCACATGCGTCACATGAACAACATGATGAACTCATTACTGTCAGACCCATTCAGCATGCTGGGGGGTGGTCCGCTGGCTATTGGGGGGCCGCGCCATGGTAACTCCCTGATGCCCTTCATGCCGCAGATGCCGCCGCTGAACAGACTCTTTGGAGGCGGtaatt TCCTGAACGGGCCAATGGGGGTCGGCAGCTCGTTCAGTAGGAGCACCATTGTCATGTCCAGTGGACCCAACGGCCAGCCACAG GTTATCAGCTCCTCCAGCAGCACCAAGTATGGCCCCAACGGGATCAAGGAAACCCGCAACACTCTGCAGGACTCACGCACTGGCACCAAGAAGATGTCCATCG GTCACCATATTGGTGAACGCGCGCACCTGATAGAGCGCGAGCAGAACTACTACTCCGGAGACGCTGAGGAACGCCAGGAGTTCATTAACATTGATGAAGAGGAGGCTGAGGAGTTTGACAG AGAGTTTCAAACTAAGGCTGGTGCTGCTCAGATGCGTTCTCGCGAGGCTATCGCCGGCAGGCGCTCGCCCCAGCTTCTCGCACTGaccgcgccccccgcccccgcccccgcccccgtcTCTCCCCCAGGGTAA